In Sphingomonas sp. LT1P40, the DNA window CGCCGGTTTCCTCGCCCTCGACGGCTGCGATCTGGTCGACCAACTGGTGGATCGTCTCGAGGATCGGGTCGAGCGCATCCTCGTTGCCCGACAGGATCATCCAGCTGGCGAGCGCACCCGCGCCGCTCTTGTCGAACGCGTCGAAGGCGAGGTCGACGACCTGACGCGGCTTGTCCTCGGTGCGGGCGCTCTCGTCGGCGCGCGCTTCCTGAATCAATCGGACGATCTGGGCGCAGACATTCTCGGCCAGGCTTTTGGCGAGGGCGCGTTGTAGCCCGGCGGCGGAGCCGAAATGGTGGAGCAGGTTGGCATGGGTGCGGCCGATGCGACCGGCGACCGCCTTCAGTGTCACCGCCTGTGGCCCCGCCTCGATCAGCAGCGCGCGCGCGGCCTCAAGCGCGGCGTCCCGGGATTCCTCCGGGCTCAGGCGTCTGCGTTCGGCGGGTGCTGTTATTGACATTTGTGTAAGTAAGGCATAGTTTCAGTCCGGAAATGCCTTGGAGCAAAACCATGTCGAACGCAAAGACTCCCGCCGATCTGACGATCACGCCGCGTGACCGCCGCTTTGGCCGTGAGCAGCGGCAGGACCGCTGGTGGCTGAATGGCGATGTGGTGGCGACGGCATTCTACAACGCGCTGTCGGTGACCTTTCCCAAGGGCGAGGCCTATTTCATCGAAAGCGTGAAGCTGTTCCGCGACGGCGTCGACGAAAAGCTGGCGCGCGAGATCAAGGCGTTCACCATTCAGGAAGTGGTGCACAGCCGCGAGCATGTCGCGTTCAACAAGCGTGTGCTGGATCATGGCTATGACATCAGCCGGCTGGAGGCGCGGATCGATCAGGTGCTGGAGATCGCGCGGTCGCGCCCGCCGGTCGTGCAACTCGCCGCGACGATGGCGCTGGAACATTATACCGCGATCCTTGCCGCCGAACTGCTGGGCAACCCGAAGCATCTTGAGGGTGCCGACCCGGAAAATGGCGATATGTGGCGCTGGCATGCGCTGGAGGAGATCGAACATAAAGGCGTCGCCTATGACACCTATCTGCACGCGACGCGGAATATGAGCCGGTTCAAGCGCTGGAAGATCAAAACGCTGACGATGCTGCTGATTACCGGCACATTCTGGAAGCACCGGATCGAAGGGACGCTGGACCTGATGGCGCAGGACGGGGTTACCGGCTGGCGTGCAAAGGCTGCGCTGGCGAAATATCTGCTGGTATCGCCGGGAATGGTTCGTCGAATGATTCCAGCATGGTTCAGTTTTTTCCTGCCAGGTTTTCATCCGTGGAATCACGACGATCGCGCGCTGATTCAACGGGTTGAGAGCGACTATGCGGCGGCGATCATGCCACCTGTGACGGCCGCCGCGTGAATTACTGAACGGAAAATATCAGAAATTATCCGTTGCGGGGTTGAAACCGCTTTCCGGAAGGCCCAATTGCCGCATCGCAGCAAAGGGGAACACGCATGCGCGCGGCTTTCGGTATCATGGCATCGGGGTCCAGCCCCATAAATGGCGACGGTCGTGATTGCCCGGACGTGTTCGCTGGCAAGGAGCCGTTCGCAGCGCGTAGCGGCGCTACGCGCAAGGACTGCGACGCAGACCAGCGGGCGCGTCCGGGCAACCGCGAAGCGGCGGGCGCCTTTTGGCGCATGGCGGCGTCTCTCGTCGGTCGCGGGGGGCAAGCCCCGCTCCGCTCCTCGATCCTTGCCCTGCGCCAAAATCCGCTCCGTCACGACCGTCGCCATTTATGGGTCTGGACCCTAACGCTCTTGGCGGCATGCGGAGGCGCGGAACCGCCCGCTGCCCCGCCGCCAACCGAAGTCACCGTTGCGACACCGCTTCAGCGCGAAGTCGTCGACTGGGACGATTATACCGGGCGTTTCGTCGCCGCGCAGGACGTTGAAATCCGCGCTCGCGTCAACGGTGTCATCACGCAGATTCATTTCCGCGACGGACAGGACGTTCGACAG includes these proteins:
- a CDS encoding TetR/AcrR family transcriptional regulator, with translation MSITAPAERRRLSPEESRDAALEAARALLIEAGPQAVTLKAVAGRIGRTHANLLHHFGSAAGLQRALAKSLAENVCAQIVRLIQEARADESARTEDKPRQVVDLAFDAFDKSGAGALASWMILSGNEDALDPILETIHQLVDQIAAVEGEETGVALREDTLSLVLMAMGDALLGERLAKSLDLPRGAAREIALRQLIASPRFQTMWG
- a CDS encoding metal-dependent hydrolase, translated to MSNAKTPADLTITPRDRRFGREQRQDRWWLNGDVVATAFYNALSVTFPKGEAYFIESVKLFRDGVDEKLAREIKAFTIQEVVHSREHVAFNKRVLDHGYDISRLEARIDQVLEIARSRPPVVQLAATMALEHYTAILAAELLGNPKHLEGADPENGDMWRWHALEEIEHKGVAYDTYLHATRNMSRFKRWKIKTLTMLLITGTFWKHRIEGTLDLMAQDGVTGWRAKAALAKYLLVSPGMVRRMIPAWFSFFLPGFHPWNHDDRALIQRVESDYAAAIMPPVTAAA